A section of the Chryseobacterium scophthalmum genome encodes:
- a CDS encoding T9SS type A sorting domain-containing protein gives MKKTLLILISTTGFLSAQTTITKAYNDPIIGEIVNNVNINGTVDNSATGNNVTFTNTSLTAGSASSATYSAPSSTEISTFPGSTIKMTGGGSTAYYKQTATKLEITGLVTPDATLNFSTNNGTFIGYPAAFGYSENDTASGTFSATAGSGNFSGTIAISADAYGTLLIGTKTYPNVLRIKSIQNFNLTVFGFPVGTIANTTYAYYDNLHKAPLLSTTNAVITVQGTPQNTNIAQALNETFLAVSDLKLKEKLSIYPNPAQDFIQLKGNTSKDSKIKIYGLDGKLVKTTDVKSGKIEVSELPPAAYFIEVSDSKTTKETTKFIKK, from the coding sequence ATGAAAAAAACTCTCCTTATTTTAATTTCCACTACAGGCTTCTTATCTGCTCAAACTACGATTACAAAAGCATATAATGATCCTATTATCGGTGAAATTGTCAACAATGTTAATATCAACGGAACGGTAGATAATTCGGCAACAGGTAATAATGTAACCTTTACGAATACAAGTTTAACAGCCGGCTCTGCATCTTCAGCAACTTATTCGGCACCAAGTTCCACAGAGATTTCTACTTTTCCGGGATCCACTATTAAAATGACAGGTGGCGGAAGTACTGCTTACTACAAACAAACCGCAACGAAACTTGAGATCACAGGATTGGTAACTCCTGATGCTACGCTGAATTTTTCTACAAACAACGGAACTTTCATTGGTTATCCTGCAGCTTTTGGTTATTCTGAAAACGATACAGCTTCAGGTACATTCAGCGCAACTGCAGGATCGGGAAATTTTTCGGGAACCATTGCCATTTCAGCGGACGCTTACGGAACTCTTCTCATCGGAACGAAAACGTATCCAAATGTTTTAAGGATAAAATCAATACAGAACTTCAACCTTACTGTGTTTGGTTTTCCGGTAGGAACTATTGCCAATACAACATATGCCTATTATGACAATCTGCACAAAGCACCATTATTAAGCACCACCAATGCCGTGATTACCGTTCAGGGAACACCACAAAACACCAATATAGCACAAGCTTTAAATGAAACTTTTCTCGCAGTTTCAGATTTAAAATTAAAAGAGAAACTAAGCATTTACCCAAATCCGGCGCAGGATTTTATTCAATTAAAGGGTAATACTTCAAAAGATTCTAAAATTAAAATTTATGGCTTAGATGGAAAGCTGGTTAAAACCACAGATGTAAAATCCGGGAAAATTGAAGTTTCAGAATTACCACCTGCTGCTTATTTCATTGAAGTTTCAGATTCAAAAACGACAAAAGAAACTACTAAATTCATAAAGAAATAA
- a CDS encoding DUF3575 domain-containing protein, translated as MKKLFLIIPYFIVSEATAQEIVNYEPASAAPLDKMNIIKTNVTGYAFRNINLSYERSINRWFAVNVGFGTVAEGKVPFMNAFLSDEDEKRFQNLKIKATNFTIEPRFYIGEGYGKGFYFAPYYRYSKVSTNTFDFTYDYTAFNTTIPIPLKGLGDANGNSGGLMVGAQFFLNKQHSFVLDFWIAGAHYGSGKGDFSLTSDIVLTPEMQAQLKKEIENLDVPFVDYTVETNANGARIKVDGPWAGFRSGFSLGYRF; from the coding sequence ATGAAAAAACTATTTCTTATTATCCCCTACTTTATTGTTTCTGAAGCAACAGCTCAGGAAATCGTAAATTATGAACCCGCATCGGCAGCTCCTTTGGATAAAATGAATATTATTAAAACCAATGTTACAGGATATGCTTTCAGAAATATTAATTTATCATACGAAAGATCTATTAACCGTTGGTTTGCGGTGAATGTAGGCTTCGGAACCGTTGCAGAAGGTAAAGTTCCGTTTATGAATGCTTTTTTGAGTGATGAGGATGAAAAAAGATTTCAAAATCTTAAAATAAAAGCAACCAACTTTACCATAGAGCCGAGATTTTACATTGGTGAAGGGTATGGAAAAGGATTTTATTTTGCACCTTATTACCGATATTCAAAAGTTTCTACCAATACTTTTGATTTTACTTATGATTATACTGCATTTAATACAACCATTCCAATTCCATTAAAAGGTTTGGGAGACGCTAATGGAAACAGTGGCGGTTTGATGGTGGGTGCGCAGTTTTTTCTTAATAAACAGCATAGTTTTGTTTTGGATTTTTGGATTGCCGGAGCACATTACGGATCAGGAAAAGGAGACTTCAGTCTGACAAGTGATATCGTTCTTACCCCCGAAATGCAGGCACAGCTAAAAAAAGAAATTGAAAACTTAGACGTTCCTTTTGTAGATTATACTGTAGAAACGAATGCAAATGGAGCCAGAATTAAAGTAGACGGACCTTGGGCAGGTTTCAGAAGTGGTTTTTCTTTAGGATATAGATTCTAA
- a CDS encoding ABC transporter ATP-binding protein, with amino-acid sequence MKKQDTWAIVKRLFFIGMKFRSWFIFTLIISIILSVVSTYRPYLTMQIVDNDITKLKDKALMMKHIYALVGLVFAETILNFFLVYFSNYISQNVIRDIRERLYNKLIYFRTAFFDKTPIGQLVTRAVGDVETIATVYTDGFLMVFGDVLRIVFVLFMMFQVDVHLSYISLAILPLMVVITRFFQKRLKKAFGDERTWTSNQNSFVQERLAGMPIIQVFNRQKAEFKKFDDINITLKSALLRTVFIFSLFFPVVELISSLFIGFVLFYGGYITISAGVVIAFIQFISMLIRPLRQIADRFNNIQRGIVGAERVLGVMDEDYAMPNTGTVKKDHFDGKIEFKNVRFAYDEKQEVLKGIDFKVNPGETVAIVGATGAGKSTIISLITRLYDINSGEIYIDDVELKDYELYNLRSHIGVVLQDVFLFHGSIYENLAFGDDEVTLEKIKAGAREIEVDDFIESLPGGYEFVVSERGSSISLGQRQLLSFLRAYLSDPKILILDEATSSIDHESEKLIQRATEKITKNRTSIIIAHRLSTIEKADKIIVMEHGKIVEEGKHLELLDKNGYYSTLYKAQLRHEVEVEEKQSL; translated from the coding sequence ATGAAAAAACAAGATACCTGGGCAATTGTAAAAAGGCTTTTCTTCATTGGGATGAAGTTTCGTTCTTGGTTTATTTTTACCCTGATTATTTCCATCATATTATCGGTTGTTTCTACATACAGACCTTATCTTACAATGCAGATTGTAGATAATGACATCACAAAGCTTAAAGATAAAGCGCTCATGATGAAGCATATTTATGCTTTGGTTGGGTTGGTTTTTGCCGAAACAATTTTAAATTTCTTTTTAGTTTATTTTTCAAATTATATTTCGCAGAATGTTATCAGAGACATTCGTGAAAGACTTTATAATAAGCTGATTTATTTCAGAACTGCTTTTTTTGACAAAACTCCGATCGGTCAGTTGGTAACGAGAGCAGTTGGTGATGTAGAAACCATTGCAACGGTTTATACAGACGGTTTTCTAATGGTTTTCGGAGATGTTTTGAGAATTGTCTTCGTTTTATTTATGATGTTTCAGGTTGATGTGCATCTGAGTTATATTTCTCTTGCCATTTTACCTTTAATGGTTGTGATCACAAGATTTTTCCAGAAAAGACTGAAGAAAGCTTTTGGTGATGAAAGAACCTGGACTTCCAATCAAAACTCTTTTGTGCAGGAAAGATTGGCGGGAATGCCGATTATTCAGGTGTTTAACAGACAGAAAGCAGAATTCAAAAAGTTTGATGACATTAATATCACTTTAAAAAGTGCTTTGCTGAGAACGGTTTTTATCTTCTCCTTGTTTTTCCCTGTTGTTGAATTGATTTCATCTCTTTTTATTGGTTTCGTTCTTTTCTACGGAGGTTATATTACCATCAGTGCGGGTGTTGTGATTGCGTTTATTCAGTTTATTTCGATGTTGATTCGTCCTTTACGACAGATTGCAGACCGTTTCAATAATATTCAGCGTGGAATTGTTGGTGCAGAAAGAGTTTTAGGCGTGATGGATGAAGATTATGCAATGCCAAATACAGGAACGGTAAAAAAAGATCATTTCGACGGAAAAATAGAATTCAAAAATGTCCGTTTTGCTTATGACGAAAAACAGGAGGTTTTAAAAGGAATTGATTTTAAAGTTAATCCGGGAGAAACTGTGGCAATTGTCGGAGCAACCGGAGCCGGTAAATCTACCATTATCAGTTTAATTACAAGACTGTATGATATCAATTCGGGTGAAATTTACATTGATGATGTTGAGCTTAAAGATTACGAATTGTATAATCTGAGAAGTCATATCGGTGTCGTTTTGCAGGATGTTTTCCTTTTCCATGGAAGTATTTACGAAAATCTTGCATTTGGTGATGATGAGGTAACTTTAGAAAAAATAAAAGCTGGTGCAAGAGAAATTGAAGTTGATGACTTTATTGAAAGTCTTCCCGGAGGTTACGAATTTGTGGTAAGTGAAAGAGGTTCGTCTATTTCATTAGGACAGAGACAGCTTTTGTCTTTCCTAAGAGCTTATTTATCAGATCCTAAAATATTGATTTTGGATGAAGCTACTTCATCAATTGACCACGAAAGTGAAAAATTAATCCAGAGAGCGACCGAAAAAATTACCAAAAACAGAACATCAATTATCATTGCTCACAGACTTTCGACCATTGAGAAAGCTGATAAAATTATCGTGATGGAACATGGTAAAATCGTTGAAGAAGGTAAACATCTGGAGCTTTTAGATAAAAACGGATATTATTCTACATTATACAAAGCACAGCTGAGACACGAAGTTGAGGTGGAAGAAAAACAGAGTTTATAA
- a CDS encoding alpha/beta hydrolase: protein MKTKTIVLIHGLFVNNTSWKEWKTYFEAKGYTVHTPANPGHEGNPVDLKKNIPSDLKDVGFDDVVKNLSTFIDTLPEKPIIIGHSFGGLMVQKLIDMGKAVAGVSIDGAPPKNVMAPFSTVKIVWPVVNFFKGNTAFLGTKEWYHKAFFNNYSKEESDKLYEAVAAPESRKLARDPLFKSSAKLDLNKPHEPLLFIAGSNDHIFPAKFSKKIADAYKDKNSVVDFKEFEGRSHFIAGEKGWEEVAGYILNWLEKQ, encoded by the coding sequence ATGAAAACAAAAACAATCGTATTAATTCATGGATTATTTGTGAACAATACAAGCTGGAAAGAATGGAAAACTTATTTCGAAGCAAAAGGCTACACAGTACATACACCTGCAAATCCAGGACACGAAGGGAATCCTGTTGATTTAAAGAAAAATATTCCATCAGATCTGAAAGATGTAGGTTTTGATGATGTGGTAAAAAATCTATCAACATTTATCGACACACTTCCTGAAAAACCAATCATTATAGGGCATTCTTTCGGTGGATTGATGGTTCAGAAATTAATTGATATGGGAAAAGCTGTAGCCGGAGTAAGTATTGATGGCGCTCCTCCAAAAAATGTGATGGCCCCTTTTTCTACCGTGAAAATCGTTTGGCCTGTTGTGAATTTCTTCAAAGGAAATACAGCATTTTTAGGAACTAAAGAATGGTATCACAAAGCATTTTTTAATAATTATTCTAAAGAAGAAAGCGACAAGTTATATGAAGCTGTTGCTGCTCCGGAAAGCAGAAAATTGGCAAGAGATCCACTTTTTAAATCTTCAGCAAAATTAGATTTAAATAAACCACACGAGCCGTTATTATTTATTGCAGGTTCTAATGACCACATTTTTCCCGCAAAGTTTTCAAAGAAAATTGCAGATGCCTATAAAGACAAAAACAGCGTGGTAGATTTTAAAGAATTTGAAGGTAGAAGTCATTTTATTGCGGGAGAAAAAGGCTGGGAAGAAGTGGCTGGCTATATTTTAAACTGGCTTGAAAAACAATAA
- a CDS encoding Crp/Fnr family transcriptional regulator — protein MDEIDKLAFALNHFAGLTEEDFKLSENYWLPKTYKKGDFYNLRGTVCTYFGFIIDGVFRSYTIEEKTGEEKNVFLYSANGFVVSFKSFINQIPCDYHTQALTDASIIFIRYTDLLALYHQSHRWEKFGRLLAQEAFNVTMSRIEGFILKSPEERYLDLIKQHPDIFNNVPLYHISSYLGIQGPSLSRIRKRISGK, from the coding sequence ATGGATGAAATCGACAAATTAGCTTTTGCCCTCAATCACTTTGCCGGACTCACAGAAGAGGATTTCAAATTATCTGAAAATTACTGGCTGCCAAAAACCTACAAAAAAGGAGATTTCTATAATCTTCGAGGCACAGTTTGTACCTATTTCGGGTTTATTATTGATGGCGTTTTCCGTTCTTACACAATTGAGGAAAAAACGGGCGAAGAGAAGAACGTTTTCTTGTATTCTGCGAATGGTTTTGTGGTTTCTTTTAAAAGTTTTATCAATCAGATTCCTTGCGATTATCATACACAAGCTTTAACAGATGCTTCCATTATATTTATTCGTTATACAGATTTACTGGCATTGTATCATCAGTCGCATCGATGGGAAAAATTCGGCAGACTTCTTGCGCAGGAAGCGTTTAATGTTACGATGTCGAGAATTGAAGGGTTTATTTTAAAATCCCCAGAAGAACGATATTTAGATTTGATCAAACAGCATCCCGATATTTTTAATAATGTTCCGTTGTATCATATTTCCTCTTATTTAGGAATTCAGGGACCATCTTTGAGTAGAATTCGAAAAAGAATCTCAGGAAAATAA
- the truA gene encoding tRNA pseudouridine(38-40) synthase TruA, which translates to MRYFIEFSYNGKNYFGYQIQPKDISVQEELERALSTILREKIKTTGAGRTDTGVHAKKMFAHFETDQVLSDHLSHKLNSFLPADISIKRIFEVKNDFHARFDATFRTYEYYISLEKNPFTQDSAWQHWRKPLDINKMNEACKILFEYEDFTSFAKLHTDNKTNLCKMYKAEWEQTGTELKFTVSANRFLRNMVRAIVGTMVEVGSGKIQPEDIRQVIENKNRNSAGTSAPAHALFLVDVGYEF; encoded by the coding sequence TTGAGATATTTTATAGAATTTTCATACAACGGTAAAAATTACTTTGGTTACCAGATTCAGCCGAAAGATATTTCCGTACAGGAAGAATTAGAAAGAGCTCTTTCTACGATTTTAAGGGAAAAAATTAAAACAACAGGAGCGGGAAGAACAGATACCGGAGTTCACGCCAAGAAAATGTTTGCCCATTTTGAGACCGATCAGGTTTTGAGTGATCATCTTTCGCACAAATTGAATAGTTTTTTGCCTGCGGATATTTCGATAAAACGAATTTTTGAAGTTAAAAATGATTTTCATGCTCGTTTTGATGCGACTTTCAGAACCTATGAATATTATATTTCTTTGGAAAAAAATCCGTTTACGCAGGATTCGGCGTGGCAACATTGGCGAAAACCTTTAGACATTAATAAAATGAATGAAGCCTGCAAAATTCTTTTTGAATACGAAGATTTTACCAGTTTTGCAAAACTGCATACCGACAACAAAACCAATCTTTGCAAAATGTACAAAGCAGAATGGGAGCAAACCGGAACCGAATTGAAATTCACCGTTTCAGCAAACCGTTTTCTGAGAAATATGGTAAGAGCGATTGTAGGAACAATGGTAGAAGTAGGTTCTGGGAAAATACAGCCGGAAGATATCCGACAAGTAATAGAAAATAAAAACCGAAATTCCGCGGGAACTTCTGCTCCGGCTCATGCGCTGTTTTTGGTGGATGTAGGCTATGAATTTTAA
- the lpxK gene encoding tetraacyldisaccharide 4'-kinase: MKRWYLYPFSLGYHMVTGIRNTMYDLGIFKSTKFKTPIINVGNLSVGGSGKSPMVMYLAKSLSKHYRTGVLSRGYGRLTKGYDVTNYDSNYKTVGDEAMQLFERFKNRFVIAVSEDRVPGAKKVIDDMDLDVLILDDAMQHRAIKAGFNILMTDFNDPYFKDHLLPAGDLRESRAGAKRADIIMVSKCPDELTEETKQYYISRIKPERSQKVFFSSIGYDENVYSREKMLPDNNLNYYDILLITGIANPKPLLAHLAKFSQRVKHLKFRDHHNFTDADIKNIIEEYKKMGEYKLILTTEKDYVRLKTFDYLRDMVYYWPINVVIDKKEEFNQMIMNYVSKKQ, from the coding sequence ATGAAAAGATGGTACCTCTACCCTTTTTCCTTAGGTTATCACATGGTTACGGGCATCCGAAACACAATGTACGATCTGGGAATTTTTAAGTCTACGAAATTCAAGACACCGATTATTAATGTCGGCAATCTTTCTGTGGGCGGAAGCGGAAAATCACCAATGGTGATGTATTTGGCAAAATCTTTATCAAAACATTACAGAACAGGCGTTCTTTCCAGAGGTTACGGCAGATTAACGAAAGGATATGATGTAACCAACTACGACAGTAATTATAAAACTGTGGGTGATGAAGCGATGCAGCTTTTTGAGCGTTTTAAAAACCGTTTTGTAATCGCAGTTTCCGAAGACCGAGTTCCCGGAGCAAAAAAAGTAATCGATGATATGGATCTTGATGTGTTGATTCTTGATGATGCCATGCAGCACAGAGCCATCAAAGCAGGATTCAATATTTTGATGACCGATTTTAATGATCCTTACTTTAAAGATCATCTTCTTCCGGCTGGAGATTTAAGAGAATCTAGAGCAGGAGCAAAAAGAGCAGACATTATCATGGTCAGCAAATGTCCTGATGAACTGACTGAGGAAACCAAGCAATATTATATTTCAAGGATAAAACCGGAGCGCAGTCAAAAAGTGTTTTTCTCATCTATTGGATATGACGAAAATGTTTATTCAAGAGAGAAAATGCTTCCGGATAACAATCTGAATTATTACGACATTCTTTTGATCACAGGAATTGCCAATCCGAAACCTTTATTGGCACATTTAGCAAAGTTTTCGCAACGTGTAAAGCACCTGAAATTCAGAGATCATCATAATTTTACTGATGCGGATATTAAAAATATCATCGAAGAATACAAAAAAATGGGCGAATACAAATTAATCTTAACGACTGAAAAAGATTATGTACGCCTGAAAACTTTCGACTATCTTAGAGATATGGTCTATTACTGGCCAATCAATGTGGTGATTGATAAAAAGGAAGAATTCAATCAAATGATTATGAATTATGTAAGTAAAAAACAATAG
- a CDS encoding TlpA family protein disulfide reductase: MKQLLTFMMLSIFTLGCAQKTPEVSKTQFSKEALNQKLEDENGKNISVQEILNQHKGKVLVIDFWAGWCRDCLQALPKAEELEKNNPNIDFVFFSLERSKEKFDSSLERFNMKEKENYWFASGWKNDFNNYIDLNWIPRYMVIDQKSAIAKYYVISPEDPEIQKTIDKLLK; this comes from the coding sequence ATGAAACAGCTGTTAACTTTTATGATGTTGAGTATTTTCACTTTGGGATGTGCACAAAAAACACCTGAAGTTTCTAAAACTCAATTTTCAAAAGAAGCATTAAATCAGAAACTGGAAGATGAAAATGGAAAAAACATCAGCGTTCAGGAAATATTAAATCAACATAAAGGAAAAGTTTTAGTCATTGATTTTTGGGCTGGTTGGTGCAGAGATTGCCTTCAAGCATTACCAAAAGCTGAAGAATTGGAGAAAAACAATCCGAACATTGATTTCGTTTTCTTTTCATTAGAAAGATCAAAAGAAAAATTTGACAGCAGTCTTGAAAGATTTAATATGAAAGAAAAAGAAAACTACTGGTTTGCTTCAGGGTGGAAAAATGATTTTAATAATTATATTGACCTTAACTGGATTCCGAGATATATGGTGATTGATCAAAAATCTGCCATCGCAAAATATTACGTAATTTCTCCTGAAGATCCAGAAATACAAAAGACAATTGATAAACTTTTAAAATAA
- the dinB gene encoding DNA polymerase IV yields MDFSFPLRKIIHVDMDAFYASVEQYDNPELRGKAIAVGGGHRGVVSAASYEARKFGVRSAMPSKTAKEKCPHLIFVPPRFARYKEISRKIREIFYEYTDLVEPLSLDEAYLDVTENKKGIESANQIAKEIRQKIFEETGLTASAGISINKFLAKVASDINKPNGQKTIHPQKIEKFLEELPVEKFYGVGKVTANKMFSLAIYKGKDLKNRSLEDLTRLFGKSGKYYYNVVRGIHHSEVKPNRIQKSVAVERTFFEDLFDEQQINEKLENLSQELHQRLQKHQILGRSLTLKIKYKDFSLFTRSFTKEEYFTSPEQYFATSKKLWELRPFDKAVRLLGLSLSHLNTEEKKQVSVQLKIPFEEFEN; encoded by the coding sequence ATGGATTTTTCTTTTCCGCTCCGCAAAATAATTCATGTTGATATGGATGCATTTTATGCTTCTGTGGAGCAGTATGATAATCCTGAATTACGAGGAAAAGCGATTGCGGTTGGCGGTGGTCATCGTGGTGTTGTTTCGGCGGCGAGTTATGAAGCAAGAAAATTTGGAGTTCGTTCTGCGATGCCCAGTAAAACTGCGAAAGAAAAATGTCCGCATTTAATTTTCGTTCCGCCTAGATTTGCACGCTATAAAGAGATCTCTAGAAAAATCCGCGAAATTTTCTACGAATACACCGATTTGGTAGAACCACTTTCTCTGGATGAAGCCTATCTTGATGTTACCGAAAATAAAAAAGGAATTGAGTCTGCGAATCAGATTGCGAAAGAAATCCGTCAGAAAATATTTGAAGAAACCGGTTTAACCGCCTCTGCTGGAATTTCGATCAATAAATTTTTAGCGAAAGTTGCTTCAGACATTAATAAACCCAACGGACAAAAAACCATTCATCCCCAAAAAATAGAAAAATTTCTAGAAGAATTGCCTGTTGAAAAATTTTACGGTGTCGGAAAAGTTACCGCCAACAAAATGTTTAGCCTCGCAATTTATAAAGGAAAAGATCTAAAAAACAGATCTCTTGAAGATTTAACGAGACTTTTCGGGAAATCGGGAAAATATTATTACAATGTTGTTCGTGGAATTCATCATTCTGAAGTAAAACCCAACCGCATCCAGAAAAGCGTTGCCGTAGAACGTACTTTCTTTGAAGATCTTTTTGATGAACAGCAGATCAACGAAAAATTAGAAAATTTAAGTCAGGAACTTCATCAGCGTTTACAGAAACATCAGATTCTAGGAAGATCTTTAACTCTGAAGATCAAATACAAAGATTTTTCATTATTTACCCGAAGTTTTACGAAGGAAGAATATTTTACATCACCTGAACAGTATTTTGCAACCTCTAAAAAACTTTGGGAACTCCGCCCTTTTGATAAAGCGGTACGATTATTGGGACTATCATTGTCTCACCTCAACACCGAAGAAAAAAAGCAGGTTTCAGTACAGCTTAAAATTCCGTTTGAGGAGTTTGAAAATTAA
- a CDS encoding alpha-amylase translates to MNQTMIQFFHWYTEGNGKLWKQAEKQAKYLSELGITSVWFPPAYKGTNGGYSVGYDAYDLFDLGEFDQKNSTATKYGTKNDYKKAIQNLKKNNIQVIVDVVLGHKAGGDELEKFKAVKVDENNREKVISSEIEIESYTKFTFPGRGKKYSDFEWNFTCFSGVDYAEGKDSHIYKIKSEYGDDWEEMIDDEKGNYDYLMFNDIEHRNPHVREELNKWAKWYFDETDFDGVRLDALKHISFDFYKEWLTMLRSNSGKNIFAVGEYWAPGQLNLLQKYIEATEGCMSLFDSSLQNNFHTASKEGNSYDLRNILSETLTEADPMHSVSLVDNHDTQPLQDLEAPVEAWFKPLAYALILLREKGYPCVFYPDLFGAHYKDNDREGNEQEIFLDKVDGIEEFLKARKENAYGIQRDYFEDANCLGWIREGDEEHQGCAVVLSNKDSYEKPMEMGKKYIGKTFYDALGRSQEKVQIREDGWGDFPVPAGNVSVWIPE, encoded by the coding sequence ATGAACCAAACCATGATTCAGTTTTTCCACTGGTATACAGAAGGAAATGGGAAACTATGGAAGCAGGCAGAAAAACAGGCAAAATATTTATCCGAACTCGGCATTACATCAGTATGGTTTCCTCCGGCTTATAAAGGAACAAATGGCGGATATTCTGTAGGATACGATGCTTACGATCTTTTTGACCTTGGAGAATTTGATCAAAAAAATTCGACTGCAACAAAATACGGAACCAAAAACGACTATAAAAAAGCGATCCAAAACTTAAAGAAAAATAATATTCAGGTTATTGTAGATGTTGTTTTGGGACACAAAGCTGGTGGAGATGAATTAGAAAAATTTAAAGCCGTAAAAGTTGACGAAAACAACCGTGAAAAAGTCATTTCGTCAGAAATTGAAATAGAATCTTATACAAAATTTACTTTTCCCGGACGAGGAAAAAAATATTCAGATTTTGAATGGAATTTCACTTGTTTCAGCGGTGTAGATTATGCCGAAGGAAAAGATTCACATATTTATAAAATCAAATCTGAATATGGTGACGACTGGGAAGAAATGATCGATGATGAAAAAGGAAATTACGATTATCTGATGTTCAATGACATCGAACACCGAAATCCTCATGTGCGTGAAGAGCTGAATAAATGGGCAAAATGGTATTTTGACGAAACAGATTTTGATGGCGTAAGACTAGATGCTTTAAAGCATATTTCTTTTGATTTTTATAAAGAATGGTTAACGATGCTCCGTTCCAATTCCGGGAAAAATATTTTTGCGGTCGGCGAATATTGGGCTCCCGGACAATTGAATTTATTGCAAAAATATATTGAAGCTACTGAAGGTTGTATGAGTCTTTTCGACAGTTCGCTTCAAAATAATTTTCACACCGCATCCAAAGAAGGAAATTCCTACGATTTAAGAAATATTCTGTCTGAAACTTTAACAGAAGCTGACCCGATGCATTCTGTGAGTCTAGTTGATAATCACGACACCCAACCTTTGCAGGATTTGGAAGCACCTGTTGAAGCTTGGTTTAAACCTCTTGCTTATGCCCTTATTTTATTGAGAGAAAAAGGATATCCTTGCGTTTTTTATCCCGATTTATTTGGAGCTCATTATAAAGATAACGATCGTGAAGGAAATGAACAGGAGATATTTTTAGATAAAGTAGACGGCATTGAAGAATTTTTAAAAGCCAGAAAAGAAAATGCATACGGAATTCAAAGAGATTATTTTGAAGATGCCAATTGTTTAGGCTGGATTCGTGAAGGTGATGAAGAACATCAAGGTTGTGCCGTTGTTTTGAGCAATAAAGATTCTTACGAAAAACCTATGGAAATGGGTAAAAAGTATATTGGAAAAACTTTTTACGACGCTTTAGGAAGATCTCAGGAAAAAGTACAAATACGAGAAGATGGTTGGGGAGATTTTCCTGTTCCTGCCGGAAATGTAAGCGTTTGGATCCCTGAGTAA